In one window of Gossypium arboreum isolate Shixiya-1 chromosome 4, ASM2569848v2, whole genome shotgun sequence DNA:
- the LOC108459955 gene encoding thaumatin-like protein, with amino-acid sequence MPVSSILLSFFLYLLALSSISDGEQVILVNNCKESIWPGVLGSAGQSTPKNGGFHLGSGEEVVLDVPQKWSGRIWARQGCNFNSNGKGSCDTGDCSGRLQCQGTGGTPPATVIEMTLGSSSSPLHFYDVSLVDGFNLPVSMKPVGGGMGCGVASCEVDLNVCCPSALEVKKGAKVVGCKSACLAMQSAKYCCTGEYGNPKTCKPTLFAHLFKAICPKAYSYAFDDSSSLNKCRASRYVITFCPPK; translated from the exons ATGCCAGTATCTTCGATTTTGCTTTCTTTCTTCCTATATTTGTTAGCACTTTCCTCCATTTCAG ATGGAGAGCAAGTTATACTTGTGAACAACTGCAAGGAAAGCATTTGGCCTGGGGTACTTGGCAGTGCAGGTCAGTCCACTCCTAAAAATGGTGGATTCCATCTTGGTAGTGGTGAAGAAGTAGTTCTTGACGTTCCACAGAAATGGTCTGGGAGGATATGGGCCAGGCAAGGTTGTAATTTCAACAGCAATGGCAAGGGTTCTTGTGATACTGGTGACTGCTCCGGACGACTTCAGTGCCAAGGAACAGGCGGTACACCACCTGCAACCGTGATAGAAATGACTCTTgggtcatcttcttcaccactgCATTTCTATGATGTAAGTTTGGTTGATGGCTTTAATCTGCCTGTTTCGATGAAACCTGTTGGAGGCGGAATGGGTTGCGGAGTTGCATCATGTGAAGTTGATTTGAACGTTTGCTGCCCATCAGCATTGGAAGTGAAGAAAGGAGCCAAGGTGGTGGGATGTAAGAGTGCCTGCTTGGCCATGCAATCAGCTAAATATTGCTGCACTGGGGAGTATGGAAATCCAAAGACGTGCAAGCCAACGCTTTTCGCCCACCTCTTCAAGGCTATTTGCCCAAAGGCATATAGCTATGCTTTTGATGACTCTAGCAGCCTTAACAAATGTAGGGCTTCCCGTTACGTAATCACTTTCTGCCCTCCTAAATGA